TTTAAAAACCCTAACCCTTTCCCTCTCTTCGTATATCCATTCGCCCATTTTCcccatctctctctctgcACACAAATCCCCCATTTTTCCTCTCTTCCAAAATGTCTTGCTACAGAGGCAAATACGCTGGTAAATcgtctctctcttctcttctaaAATCCATGCATTTTCTCTTTAATCCAGATCTAATTCCCCATGTTAACCACGTTTCTATCGATCTTTGTTTGcttctattctttttgtttcgtTAATGGGTTCTGGAATTTTCTGCTTATTTGATGTTCTGATCAGTCGTTATTGGCTTCAATCCATGATGtagatttagatttttttttgttccagcttattttttattagatcTGCAGGGTCGCAGTCCAGATCTGTGTTTtgaggtattttttttttctcttagaGCTAGAATGATACCCTGAGAACTATACTTTGACTTAAATGAAGTTGGTGATTGAGtgtgatttaattttagatttagatgTTATGAGTAGTGTTTGATGTGAtgcttttgaaaaatggttCTTTTCTACTAATTGTCCATGTTTTGGAAAATGTCTGTTCTTTGAAAAtggtgttttgttttatttagatCCTTTTATGTGGAGTTCGCACTTTTGTGTATGGACCATGTAattgaatttggtttttacTTGAAGACAAATTCTATTGGAcctttttgattttgtagcTTTCGACTTGAGGAATTTTCCTAATGGTCTGTCTGTCTCTGTTAGGATATTTATTGTTAAAGTTTCGTTTTTTTCTGCCTTGTAGACGAGCTTATTGCCAATGCTGCCTACATTGGAACTCCTGGAAAGGGTATTCTTGCTGCTGATGAATCGACTGGCACTATTGGAAAGCGTCTTTCCAGCATCAGTGTTGAGAATGTTGAAACAAACAGGCGTGCTCTTCGTGAGCTCCTTTTCACTGCTCCTAATGTTCTTCAATATCTCAGTGGGGTCATTCTCTTCGAGGAAACACTCTACCAGAAGACAGCTGCAGGTATATATCTTAACACTTTATCTTTTGTTGTTTGGGTTAACATTATGAGTTGAGTTTCTGAAACTTATAGACAGACGCATGGTTTCTCACTATTGCTTCCCACTCTATTCCTTTGTGCAGGCAAGCCTTTCGTTGATGTTTTGAAGGAAGGTGGGGTTCTCCCTGGCATTAAGGTTGACAAGGGTACTGTTGAACTTGCCGGAACCAATGGCGAAACCACAACCCAGGGTCTTGATGGCCTTGCCCAGCGCTGCCAAAAGTACTATGAAGCTGGTGCTCGTTTTGCCAAATGGCGTGCAGTGCTCAAGATTGGTCCTAACGAACCCTCACAGTTGTCCATTAATGAAAATGCCAATGGATTGGCCAGGTATGCTATCATTTGCCAGGAGAATGGTCTGGTACCTATTGTGGAGCCTGAGATCTTGGTTGATGGTCCTCATGACATCAAGAAGTGCGCTGACGTAACTGAACGCGTTCTTGCTGCCTGTTACAAGGCTCTAAATGACCACCACGTTCTCCTCGAAGGAACCTTGTTGAAGCCCAACATGGTTACCCCTGGATCTCAATCTGCAAAGGTTGCACCAGAAGTGATTGCAGAGCACACCGTCCTTGCCCTACAGCGAACTGTTCCTGCTGCAGTTCCGGCTGTTGTGTTTTTGTCTGGTGGACAGAGTGAAGAGGAGGCCACCATCAACCTTAATGCCATGAACAAACTCAAGGGGAAGAAGCCGTggtctctttctttctcctttggACGTGCTCTGCAGCAGAGTACTCTTAAGGCATGGGCCGGAAAGGATGAAAACATTCCCAAGGCTCAGGCTGCTTTGCTGGTAAGGTGCAAGGCCAACTCCGAAGCAACTCTTGGAACTTACAAGGGTGATGCTAAGATCAGTGAGGGTGCAGCTGAGAGCCTTCACGTTGACAActacaaatattgattagttTTGGGACTCAATATCTTTGTTTTagactcaaaaaaaaaaaaaagaaaaaaaactgcGGCATATTGTGTTTTGGATTCTCGGGCATCGTAGGAGTAGCTTTCTTTATAATCTCAATGCTAATATCAAGTTATGGGGTAGGCGTTGGTAATAAGCTTGAGGAGCGTTGGCATGCAAGGTTTTTgcaagtattttattttattttattttttacatttcagTTGAAGAACTGAGTAATCTGCTGTTTTCAGTTgtaattttggattttcatCGGTTAATAACAACCATTCGTGATGTGAGTTTTCTGTTTACATTGCCGTacgtttattttttaatgttgttatTTTGGCCCGGTTGGTGTGAATTCATCTACCTTGGTCTAAACTTCAGGGGTAATCTGAGAGGAGCcttttttacaattgttttcttattgtAAGAAGGCTTTTGTTTGATTGTGGTATTTATTGGAGATACCAATATGGTTTGGTTTAGTTTCACGTTGGAGTTAGGACAAGTTCATTGAGATTTCAATATCCCCCTTTGTTGTGTAGGTGATTTGTGATTTGGATTCATGGTCTCGTTTTGTCCCAATTTTAAAGCctcaatattattaatttggatTCCCATGGGggaatttgattaatatatcTCTCTTGGAAAAACACCAATTAGTTAATGAATTTGGTTGATCTTATAGGGAAAAGATCAACCAAAAGtgtttttaatctttcttaATGGATTAAAACAGATCTTACGAAAGGATATAATAAACCAATTAGTTAATGGATTTGGTTGATCTTATAGGGAAAAGCTTAGGTTGACGTGTATTCTTTCATGTAAGAAGTTTGAGATTTTTACACAATGTCGTGACATTAATGTAAACTTTCATGTTGCACGCAAATATCGTTAGCCACTCTATCTGCCGGAGTCCTTCTGAGCTAACCAGCAAAATAACTTATTGGAGTAGTGTACATTATGATAGGTAATAAAGAAAGTGAAGATGAAAATCAAAGTTGTGCTACCTAGGGTCTCGTCAAATTAGGAAGGGAAAGACTTGATGAGATTATATGATAAAACAATCACTAAATGTTGAACTGTGATATTATTCAAGGTTCATGGACAACCCATCTTCCTTCGAACTCTTGAAATCTTCTGGTGCCAACCAACAACAATGGTCGGTAACAAGATGTGTTGGACTGGTTTATTAAGATGTTGGAAGTCCAAAAGGCATTAGTGAGGGTCTCAATTATATCCTCTTTCTCGATTCCCTTccccttctctttctcttctgcTGTTGAGTATATGATAAAATACTGGCCACTAATGAGATCGATGTTTTGGCAAGTTGCTCATTGTGTAGTTCaatatgttattaattttttgagaTCTTTTATCCTTTCGTCTTTTCTCAGTCTAAGATTTTGGAAAAAAGTTGtgcaaatttttttagtttctattgtTCTTCAGAGAAttagcattttttaaaaaacctttttcataattatagtATACTTCAAGCTTTCTCTTGCATTAAGGTTGgcagaatttaattttggtcTAAAAATTTATCTCAAGACATGATATTGTCTTGCAGGTGTGACATATCACCAAACCTTAAGATGATGTTATCactacttttcaaaaataccaaaattttcgtttggtaattagtttttaaaaaatgcaaaagttttgtaaatattattaaattaaaaatcccTACAAAAAAACCCGCTGCAGTAGAGTAGACCATGATTCAGCTTGTAGTGTAATTTGTTCCAAAGTAgcaatttcttcaattttctgttCGAACCAAGACGAAAAGTGATATGGTGATGATCTATACAAACTATTGGTACATGTGCAATAaggaatataaattttatagttaCGACCCAAAAGTTTCAATTAGCCCGTAacctataaataaaattgtttcatATCTACATTCCATTAGCTTTTTGGTTAAAATGAAgaatcaaaatatgaaaagaaatagaattaGTGAATAAGGTTTTCATTATATTTGGGGGGTAACTTCGGCAgtgagttataataataacatttgaTCAACAGTTTCCAATCACATTAACAATAAACGgtctttaatttattaaggAGGGATTAGACAAtgtaagaaaacaaacttgagctagattttttattgaaacatGGTAGGGAAATAACATATTCTAAGACAGTGAGTGTAAGTGATGGATTCATGGACACATGGGTTTGGTTGCCTACGGTATTCAGTGAAAGATCGGAAAGAACCTCGTCACTTAGGGTTTGGGCGCCTACCGGTATGCGACCAACCAAaagtttgttaaagaaaaattgagtaGCAAATCACGTTCTCTTTAAAACATGTGTTATTATAATCCGAacgaaaaaaatttatggatcACCCAAGTAATCTAAAACtgaaataaacatttttggtTTAATGGCATCTAAGTATTTACATAGTTgagacaaaataataataagtattaCGGTAAATAATGTTGGAGAGCCCTCTAAAAATTGGGTTGTTGAAACGTCGAATGCAGTTGATGGTTGTTATTTGTGTTCCATCATTATCAACTTTGactctaaaattaatttgtgcCAATGATGCTTCTTTGAACGCACAaacaaatcacataaaattACACACGATGGATGAAGGAAGATGAGGAGTTAGCATCCTACAAAGACATTTTCCCCTACAAACTACCAATCTTCTGTTGCCACATCAGAAATGTCGAAAGCGACACGTCAACATTAAAAACATGAGGTGGCTCACCAGTTTGgaagaacaaattaaagaaagtaatCATCCTCTCACTTTTCGTGTTTAATATGAAGGAATTTATTAATGAGAACcaaataagtatatatatatatatatatagaaacatgaaatataaCAGAAATAAATTGGAAAGTTACATTGCATAGAGTATAGACGATGTTTGTTGTAGGCCTAAAGAGCTACTAAAACCAATCCATTCACTGCATTCATGATAGctagaatttctttttaacctaatatatatgttaattataattaccatttttttaaaagtatccCAAATGGTTTTCTTTTACGGGAATTCCCAAAGGGTATCTTGAGAATAGGTTGAAGGATATTCAAAATCGTTTGAAGCATTCATGTTGAAGTTGAAGGATGGAGGTGTAAGAAGCATTCCTTCAGCCATatt
This DNA window, taken from Cucumis sativus cultivar 9930 chromosome 6, Cucumber_9930_V3, whole genome shotgun sequence, encodes the following:
- the LOC101209044 gene encoding fructose-bisphosphate aldolase 6, cytosolic produces the protein MSCYRGKYADELIANAAYIGTPGKGILAADESTGTIGKRLSSISVENVETNRRALRELLFTAPNVLQYLSGVILFEETLYQKTAAGKPFVDVLKEGGVLPGIKVDKGTVELAGTNGETTTQGLDGLAQRCQKYYEAGARFAKWRAVLKIGPNEPSQLSINENANGLARYAIICQENGLVPIVEPEILVDGPHDIKKCADVTERVLAACYKALNDHHVLLEGTLLKPNMVTPGSQSAKVAPEVIAEHTVLALQRTVPAAVPAVVFLSGGQSEEEATINLNAMNKLKGKKPWSLSFSFGRALQQSTLKAWAGKDENIPKAQAALLVRCKANSEATLGTYKGDAKISEGAAESLHVDNYKY